One Nitrosopumilus piranensis genomic region harbors:
- a CDS encoding resolvase: MQTKTMTISKLAKKTKTNNQKAAKTRRQRGYQWEDTLVKRFNTTKNWKAFRLGSPSIALPDVLAVNTDNSTIFTIEAKSGTSTSLPVPADQIERCLEWIKTFDIYQKRHVLLAFKFLSKKRIGIGQYEGRELREFYKIWDDTLEITDCVCTYEGKFFAKINGERKEIPLKECTMPFKTKQRK; the protein is encoded by the coding sequence ATGCAAACAAAAACAATGACAATCTCCAAACTAGCAAAAAAAACAAAAACCAATAATCAAAAAGCTGCCAAAACAAGAAGACAACGGGGCTATCAATGGGAAGACACACTAGTTAAACGATTCAATACAACAAAAAACTGGAAAGCATTCAGATTAGGTTCACCAAGTATTGCGTTGCCTGATGTATTAGCGGTAAATACAGATAACAGCACAATTTTTACCATTGAGGCCAAATCAGGAACAAGTACATCCCTTCCGGTTCCAGCTGATCAAATTGAACGATGCTTAGAGTGGATAAAGACATTTGACATATATCAAAAAAGACATGTTTTGCTAGCCTTCAAGTTTCTATCTAAGAAAAGGATAGGAATAGGCCAGTATGAGGGTAGAGAACTCAGAGAATTTTACAAGATATGGGATGATACTCTGGAAATTACTGATTGTGTCTGTACATATGAAGGCAAATTCTTTGCAAAAATTAATGGAGAACGAAAAGAGATTCCTCTTAAAGAATGTACAATGCCATTTAAAACAAAACAGCGTAAATAG
- a CDS encoding type II glyceraldehyde-3-phosphate dehydrogenase: MKNVFVNGYGSIGSRITAFLKDDPEISVVGVGKYSPDEDVNVAISRGLDVYVPESKVDDFKDFKISGSIESALDKSDLVVDAAPGGHGFKNKKNLYEPRNISAIYQGGESTMGDNAVSDLLFNSRANYDLAIGKNHVMQGSCNVTGMGRILEPLREKFGDSIIRFDVTLVRRWADIEQTEKKLSDTIEMTEKPHHGDDVKLYFGKDAPLYVRAIKVPTRQMHLHIMDVRFNGTAPKHSEIHELFTNEFGVATLWTAKGTKDVRDYAQNMGFNFTDTNMIHIHANMTTSIGDTVQMMYSDDQTGIVIPENHMLMQAMLFEKSYSEAFAHTESIFHMTEKKQKLQEHFKKF; encoded by the coding sequence GTGAAGAATGTATTTGTTAATGGATATGGATCCATTGGTAGTAGAATTACTGCCTTTCTAAAAGATGATCCAGAAATCTCTGTTGTTGGAGTTGGAAAATATTCTCCTGATGAAGATGTCAACGTTGCTATTTCTAGAGGCCTTGATGTTTATGTACCTGAAAGTAAAGTAGATGATTTCAAAGATTTTAAAATTTCTGGTTCAATTGAATCGGCATTAGACAAATCTGATCTTGTAGTTGATGCTGCACCTGGCGGTCATGGTTTTAAAAATAAAAAAAATCTGTATGAGCCACGTAACATTTCTGCAATTTACCAGGGTGGGGAATCCACTATGGGAGATAATGCTGTTTCTGATTTATTGTTTAACTCTCGTGCAAATTATGATCTTGCAATAGGAAAAAACCATGTCATGCAGGGAAGTTGTAATGTTACTGGAATGGGTAGAATTTTAGAACCTTTAAGAGAAAAATTTGGAGACAGTATTATTCGCTTTGATGTAACACTTGTGCGAAGATGGGCAGACATTGAACAAACTGAAAAGAAACTTTCTGACACTATTGAAATGACTGAAAAACCTCATCACGGAGATGATGTGAAGTTGTATTTTGGCAAAGATGCCCCTCTTTATGTTAGAGCAATCAAAGTACCAACAAGACAGATGCATCTGCATATTATGGATGTTAGATTCAATGGAACTGCCCCAAAGCATTCTGAAATTCATGAACTTTTTACAAATGAGTTTGGGGTCGCAACATTATGGACTGCAAAAGGCACAAAAGATGTTAGAGATTATGCTCAAAACATGGGCTTCAATTTTACTGATACAAACATGATTCATATTCATGCCAATATGACTACCTCAATTGGAGATACAGTTCAAATGATGTATTCTGATGATCAAACAGGAATTGTTATTCCTGAAAATCATATGTTAATGCAGGCAATGTTATTTGAAAAATCATATTCTGAGGCATTTGCACATACTGAATCTATATTCCATATGACTGAAAAGAAACAAAAATTACAAGAGCACTTTAAAAAATTCTAA
- a CDS encoding thiolase C-terminal domain-containing protein → MKKVGIAGYGITPFTKEDKKIESILFESTKSLLENNPKISKNNIDAVLVSTNNNSKYLSPILSEMMGIQPKIAHSVENLCNSGTNSIVSAFSYVASGLADMVLVSGAERYDSPGQILEWDNSRGEFKHPIFWASIFTSSYKRQFAVSDEQLALVSVKNHAQAQNNPNAISKKTYSIQDVINSKIITGDLKLLDCSRSCTGSASIILASDEMIKQITDQPIWISGIGQKTTSAGFTKNESFNSMESTKIASHTALQMANKKIQDVDVAEIHDAFSVCEPMALEAIGFSKNGEGLNLVKELYDKKDYKINPRGGLIGSGHPLGATGIAQTIEITQQLESNAKNRQIENAKVGLVHNMSAAATSSTVLVLEK, encoded by the coding sequence ATGAAGAAAGTAGGAATTGCAGGATATGGAATTACCCCTTTTACCAAAGAAGATAAAAAAATAGAATCCATACTTTTTGAATCTACAAAATCTCTGCTTGAAAACAACCCAAAAATCTCAAAAAACAACATTGATGCAGTACTAGTATCGACAAATAATAATTCAAAATACCTCTCACCTATTTTGTCAGAAATGATGGGCATTCAACCAAAAATTGCTCATTCAGTAGAAAATTTGTGTAATTCAGGCACAAATTCCATAGTGTCTGCATTTTCATATGTTGCCTCAGGTCTTGCAGATATGGTATTAGTAAGCGGGGCTGAAAGATATGACAGTCCAGGTCAGATTTTAGAATGGGATAATTCTCGTGGAGAATTTAAACATCCAATATTTTGGGCATCAATTTTTACAAGTTCCTATAAACGACAGTTTGCTGTTTCTGATGAACAACTAGCTTTAGTATCTGTAAAAAACCATGCACAGGCACAAAATAATCCAAATGCCATATCAAAAAAAACATATTCAATACAAGATGTGATTAATTCTAAAATAATCACAGGTGATCTAAAATTACTTGATTGCTCAAGATCATGTACTGGCAGTGCATCAATCATTTTAGCATCAGATGAGATGATTAAACAAATTACTGATCAACCAATATGGATTTCAGGGATAGGACAAAAAACAACATCAGCAGGATTTACAAAAAATGAATCGTTTAATTCAATGGAATCAACAAAAATAGCTAGTCACACAGCATTACAGATGGCAAATAAAAAAATTCAAGATGTTGATGTAGCAGAAATACATGATGCATTTTCAGTATGTGAACCAATGGCATTAGAAGCAATTGGTTTTTCAAAAAATGGAGAGGGATTAAATTTGGTTAAAGAACTGTATGACAAAAAAGATTACAAAATTAATCCCAGAGGGGGATTGATAGGTTCTGGACATCCACTTGGAGCAACAGGAATTGCACAAACAATAGAAATTACTCAACAATTAGAATCAAATGCAAAAAATAGACAAATTGAAAATGCTAAAGTAGGATTAGTACACAACATGTCAGCTGCTGCAACATCTTCAACTGTTTTGGTGTTGGAAAAATGA
- a CDS encoding hemolysin family protein, translating to MVELWMELAALAGLIGLSGFFSGLEVALVGTSQATVERLLKEKKRGSKALYKLKSNPGWMMSSVNLGNNLVNVGSSALATVVAIKIFGDEGLGIAVGIMTFLIIIFGEVTPKTYCNANASKVALRTSGILIFFSYATYPVVWILEKITRGMIKITGSDYHPPALTEKEIKGIIDQGFKDDALEKTERDLVHSALNFDDTVIRSVMTPRTKMFVLPAKMLIFDALPLINKSTHSRFPIYGETNDDIIGFIHVRDVLRELESENKMVTLKEISREPVFASQEKMVSALLKEMKGRKTHMAIVIDEHGGVEGLVTLEDLIEEIVGEIEDETDAEIKKNIRVVDKNTLIVSGDIQIEQINEYFKSDIPEGDDYSTLNGLLHHELQDIPRSGDKVELNNLKIIVDKVVKNLPTEVRIERMREKN from the coding sequence ATGGTAGAACTTTGGATGGAGTTAGCAGCACTTGCAGGATTAATTGGCCTCTCAGGTTTTTTTAGTGGATTAGAAGTTGCATTAGTGGGAACTAGTCAAGCGACAGTTGAACGTTTACTTAAAGAAAAAAAACGTGGCTCTAAAGCACTTTACAAATTAAAATCAAATCCAGGATGGATGATGTCCTCTGTTAATCTAGGCAATAATTTAGTAAATGTTGGGTCGTCTGCATTAGCAACGGTTGTTGCCATAAAAATTTTTGGAGACGAGGGTTTAGGAATTGCTGTTGGGATTATGACATTTTTAATTATTATTTTTGGTGAAGTTACTCCAAAAACATACTGTAATGCTAATGCCTCAAAAGTAGCATTAAGAACAAGTGGAATATTGATTTTCTTTAGTTATGCAACATATCCTGTTGTTTGGATTTTAGAAAAAATAACACGAGGAATGATAAAAATTACTGGTAGCGATTATCACCCCCCTGCTTTAACAGAAAAGGAGATTAAAGGAATTATTGATCAAGGATTCAAAGATGATGCATTAGAGAAAACAGAAAGGGATTTGGTTCATAGTGCACTAAACTTTGATGATACCGTTATCAGATCAGTAATGACACCAAGAACAAAGATGTTTGTACTTCCAGCAAAAATGTTGATTTTTGATGCATTACCATTAATTAATAAAAGTACACATTCTAGATTTCCAATTTATGGCGAGACTAATGACGACATTATAGGATTTATTCATGTTAGAGATGTTTTGAGAGAATTAGAATCAGAAAACAAAATGGTTACATTAAAAGAAATCTCAAGAGAGCCAGTCTTTGCGTCACAAGAAAAAATGGTCAGTGCATTACTAAAAGAGATGAAGGGAAGGAAAACACACATGGCCATTGTAATTGATGAACATGGAGGCGTTGAGGGACTAGTAACACTAGAAGATTTGATTGAAGAGATTGTAGGGGAGATTGAAGATGAAACAGATGCAGAAATAAAGAAAAACATTCGGGTTGTAGATAAAAATACCTTAATTGTAAGTGGAGATATTCAAATAGAACAAATTAATGAATATTTCAAGTCAGATATTCCTGAAGGAGATGACTATTCAACATTAAATGGATTGTTACATCATGAATTACAAGACATTCCTCGTTCAGGTGACAAAGTGGAGTTGAATAATTTGAAAATCATTGTAGATAAAGTTGTAAAAAATCTACCCACAGAAGTTAGAATAGAACGAATGCGTGAAAAAAATTAG
- a CDS encoding zinc ribbon domain-containing protein — MNFESELAQGKFFIPECTVCEKIVWPPAEFCNNCMGTVSLKKGDFMGKILEYSVHNEAYFCIVEIENTFRIMAKISEKPHIGQDVKISKCGINNGNYFFQVN; from the coding sequence ATGAATTTTGAATCAGAGCTTGCTCAAGGAAAATTTTTCATTCCAGAATGTACTGTATGTGAAAAAATTGTATGGCCTCCTGCGGAGTTTTGTAATAATTGTATGGGAACAGTGTCTCTAAAAAAAGGAGATTTTATGGGTAAAATCTTGGAGTATTCAGTGCATAATGAAGCGTATTTTTGCATTGTAGAGATTGAAAATACGTTTAGAATTATGGCAAAAATATCTGAAAAACCACACATAGGCCAAGATGTAAAAATTTCAAAATGCGGTATTAATAATGGGAATTATTTTTTTCAGGTCAATTGA
- a CDS encoding hydroxymethylglutaryl-CoA synthase family protein, which produces MAAGIDDIAIYIPRLYIDAADFAKARGLDPVKLQKGLGVSQMAIVDANQDPAILAANACLKIMQKNKLSPEDIGRLYVSTESSFDESKAMNSFVIGMLEQVYGQGAFEHCGGVETKFACVSGSYALYDNTNWIRAGEAEGKHALVVVSDIAKYDMGSSGEMTQGAGAMVMLLNDKPRLLAFDPRVTSTSIKDEYDFYRPFGKETPIVHGQYSNMLYMIQVRKALEAYKKKVISSKLINIEPGETILDHMDYINMHLPYSNMGKKALAYLVRHEWRQLPRWKKILQEIGIEEPIPKDPRGTIESVLGDEEFMAKDHEFTKLFTKTPEYQEVYESKLASSLIASSMIGNLYTASLYLGFRSSLEFEYQKGIKLEGKRVGFGSYGSGSSAMVFSGVIQPEYEEIVKNMNLEAEIGDRRKLTWEEYEELHENKLSPEDSMLHSKKEFILVDVNKETESKGERRYIYNE; this is translated from the coding sequence ATGGCAGCGGGAATTGATGACATTGCAATATACATACCTAGACTATACATTGACGCAGCAGATTTTGCAAAAGCTAGAGGACTAGACCCAGTAAAATTACAAAAAGGTCTTGGAGTATCTCAGATGGCAATAGTCGATGCCAATCAAGACCCAGCAATTTTGGCAGCAAATGCATGTTTGAAGATCATGCAAAAAAACAAACTATCACCAGAAGATATAGGTCGATTATACGTATCAACTGAATCATCATTTGATGAATCAAAGGCAATGAACTCTTTTGTTATTGGAATGCTCGAACAAGTTTATGGTCAAGGCGCATTTGAGCACTGTGGAGGAGTGGAAACAAAATTTGCATGTGTAAGTGGCTCATATGCATTGTATGACAATACAAATTGGATTAGAGCAGGAGAAGCTGAAGGAAAACACGCACTTGTTGTAGTGTCTGATATTGCAAAATATGATATGGGCTCCAGTGGAGAAATGACACAAGGTGCAGGAGCAATGGTAATGCTTCTAAATGACAAACCAAGATTATTAGCATTTGATCCTAGAGTAACATCAACATCAATTAAAGATGAATATGACTTTTACAGACCCTTTGGAAAAGAGACACCAATTGTTCATGGACAATATTCCAACATGTTATACATGATTCAAGTAAGAAAAGCACTTGAAGCATACAAGAAAAAAGTAATCTCATCAAAACTAATCAACATAGAACCAGGAGAAACAATACTAGACCATATGGATTACATTAACATGCACTTGCCATATAGCAACATGGGAAAGAAAGCATTAGCATACCTAGTAAGACATGAATGGCGTCAACTCCCAAGATGGAAAAAAATTCTGCAAGAAATTGGAATAGAAGAGCCAATTCCAAAAGATCCTAGAGGAACCATAGAATCAGTGTTAGGTGATGAGGAGTTTATGGCAAAAGATCATGAATTTACTAAACTATTTACTAAAACACCAGAGTATCAAGAAGTCTATGAATCAAAACTTGCAAGTTCATTAATTGCATCAAGTATGATTGGTAATTTGTATACAGCATCACTATACCTAGGGTTTAGGAGCAGTCTTGAATTTGAATATCAAAAAGGAATCAAATTGGAAGGAAAGAGAGTAGGATTTGGATCATATGGTAGTGGAAGTAGTGCCATGGTGTTTAGTGGTGTAATTCAACCTGAATACGAAGAGATTGTGAAAAACATGAACTTGGAGGCAGAAATTGGAGATAGACGAAAACTAACCTGGGAAGAATACGAAGAACTTCATGAGAACAAATTATCACCTGAAGACTCCATGCTACATTCAAAGAAAGAATTTATTCTAGTTGATGTAAATAAAGAAACTGAATCCAAAGGCGAAAGACGTTACATCTACAATGAATAA
- a CDS encoding DsbA family protein produces MIHGPSLAIGAGISAAVLVVVFLGFDQVANEHELVIEPTPNVQPEGPAKITMSTFLENGSSILGDSSAPVILVEFGDYQCHFCNVFFHSTEGDILKNYVETGKVRMIFKDFNIIGPDSINASHGAHCANDQGMFWEYHDILYSNWTGENNGWASSENLLKFAQEIGLDIDLWSECMISGKHSQTIVASNDDARSLELTGTPAFFVIGPDGKVTRLFGAQPYSTFENIFEIELKKIK; encoded by the coding sequence TTGATACATGGTCCATCTTTGGCAATAGGTGCAGGAATATCTGCAGCTGTACTAGTTGTTGTGTTTCTTGGATTTGATCAAGTTGCTAATGAGCATGAATTAGTAATTGAACCCACACCTAATGTACAACCAGAAGGACCAGCAAAGATTACAATGAGTACATTTTTGGAGAACGGTTCTTCAATATTAGGAGATTCTAGTGCACCAGTAATATTAGTAGAGTTTGGAGACTACCAATGCCATTTTTGCAATGTCTTTTTTCATTCAACTGAAGGAGATATCTTGAAAAATTATGTAGAAACAGGTAAAGTTCGCATGATCTTCAAAGATTTCAACATTATAGGACCCGATTCAATTAATGCATCTCATGGAGCACATTGTGCAAATGATCAAGGAATGTTTTGGGAATACCATGATATCTTGTATTCTAATTGGACTGGAGAAAATAATGGATGGGCATCATCAGAAAACTTGCTCAAATTTGCACAAGAGATTGGATTAGATATTGATTTGTGGTCTGAATGCATGATTAGTGGAAAACATTCACAAACAATAGTTGCAAGCAATGATGATGCAAGATCGCTTGAATTAACTGGAACTCCAGCATTTTTTGTGATTGGACCTGATGGAAAAGTTACCCGATTGTTTGGAGCACAACCATATTCAACATTTGAAAATATTTTTGAAATTGAATTAAAAAAAATAAAATAA
- the thrC gene encoding threonine synthase, with amino-acid sequence MQGDAYLKCIDPQCGLEYPIESTNVQCDKGHLLDVKYKKTPSTNLKDVFSNRRNPQGSIFNESGVWRFRELLNFCQIDTENIDECSKYLVSLDGAEGRQSKPYQMSKAAEFVGISSNNLWLQPEGYNPSGSFKDNGMSTAVTHAKMIGAKKIVCASTGNTSASAGMFAANEGINCDVYIPAGQIAPGKLSQAYQFGAQIIEVDGNFDDALKQSLEDAQNHEGYTVNSINPFRIEGQKTIPFRALEYLNWESPDWIVYPGGALGNTSSCGKALMELYEWGWIKKIPRIAVINSEGASTLSDLYNGKFEGEELRWNKGKPNTDLITKYYDHLDKEGIRPKTKATAIQIGRPANILKGLRALEFTNGVATTVSDSEMLDGMSVVGLNGFDCEMASGASVVGIKKLMDEEIIKKDDTVVGILTGRQKDAMLPVDYHKNPENKFAIPPKS; translated from the coding sequence ATGCAGGGAGACGCTTATCTCAAATGTATTGATCCACAATGCGGATTAGAATATCCAATTGAGAGCACAAATGTACAATGTGATAAAGGTCACTTGCTAGATGTAAAATACAAAAAAACACCATCCACAAATCTAAAAGATGTCTTTTCTAATCGACGAAATCCACAAGGAAGTATTTTTAATGAAAGTGGGGTTTGGCGATTCAGAGAATTACTAAATTTTTGTCAAATTGATACAGAAAATATTGATGAATGCTCAAAGTACTTAGTATCATTAGATGGGGCTGAAGGAAGACAGTCAAAACCATACCAAATGTCAAAGGCTGCTGAATTTGTTGGAATTTCAAGTAATAATTTATGGCTACAACCAGAAGGATACAATCCAAGTGGTTCATTCAAAGATAACGGAATGTCTACTGCAGTAACACATGCTAAGATGATCGGTGCAAAGAAAATTGTTTGTGCGTCAACTGGAAACACATCAGCTTCGGCAGGGATGTTTGCAGCAAATGAAGGAATTAATTGTGATGTGTACATACCAGCAGGTCAAATTGCGCCAGGGAAGCTTAGTCAAGCATATCAATTTGGAGCTCAAATTATAGAAGTTGATGGAAATTTTGATGATGCCTTAAAACAATCATTAGAAGATGCTCAAAACCATGAAGGATACACAGTAAATTCCATTAATCCATTTAGAATCGAAGGACAAAAAACAATTCCATTTAGGGCATTAGAGTATCTCAACTGGGAATCCCCTGATTGGATTGTCTATCCTGGCGGAGCACTTGGAAATACTTCGAGTTGTGGGAAAGCATTAATGGAACTCTATGAATGGGGATGGATTAAAAAAATTCCAAGAATTGCAGTAATCAATTCTGAAGGCGCAAGTACACTATCTGATTTGTATAATGGTAAATTCGAAGGAGAGGAATTAAGGTGGAATAAGGGTAAACCAAATACGGATTTAATCACAAAATATTATGATCATTTGGATAAAGAAGGAATACGTCCCAAAACTAAAGCCACTGCAATTCAAATTGGAAGACCCGCAAATATTTTGAAAGGACTTCGAGCATTAGAATTTACAAATGGAGTTGCAACTACGGTTTCAGATTCAGAAATGCTTGATGGAATGTCCGTAGTAGGATTAAATGGGTTTGATTGTGAGATGGCATCGGGGGCATCAGTAGTAGGAATTAAAAAATTGATGGATGAGGAAATCATCAAAAAAGACGATACAGTAGTAGGTATTCTTACAGGTAGACAAAAAGATGCAATGCTTCCAGTTGATTACCACAAAAATCCAGAAAACAAATTTGCCATACCTCCAAAAAGCTAG